TTGCCTGGCTGGATGTGGTTGTAGCAGCTGTCGTTCTTATTGGTTTTATTTTATATGAAGGCATCAGAGAAAAAATGAAATACTTATGGCTTCCTATCATTGGTACGTTAACTGTTGGCGTTTCTCTTGGACTTCCTTTATTTCTTCTATTAAGGGAAATCCATTTGGAAAAGTCGGAGAGAAGAAGTATATAATAGTAAA
This region of Bacillus horti genomic DNA includes:
- a CDS encoding DUF2834 domain-containing protein codes for the protein MKSLKYFYGILSILGTILPYSQLVPWISENGFNITQLIYEASESRIGAFAWLDVVVAAVVLIGFILYEGIREKMKYLWLPIIGTLTVGVSLGLPLFLLLREIHLEKSERRSI